A genomic window from Thermoanaerobaculia bacterium includes:
- a CDS encoding DUF1648 domain-containing protein, with product MSVRNGWLLNIVLMFFHGVFLWMSYGSLPRRIPIHFNLAGQPDRFARTSILLWVTPLLIVMGFSFFFYLMSLGVRWVGRQNPGALTIPLKPIFLKLPRERQEILVGMMEGHLALQAILISCLFIFLQMAVLGVILKSWSFHLLFLPAFTLWCVLITVLTLSLYARMKSVIERFSRETI from the coding sequence GTGTCAGTAAGGAATGGCTGGTTGTTGAATATCGTCCTCATGTTCTTCCATGGTGTTTTCCTTTGGATGAGCTACGGAAGCCTGCCGAGGCGGATTCCCATCCATTTCAACCTTGCCGGCCAACCCGACCGGTTCGCCCGCACCTCCATTCTTCTATGGGTAACGCCCCTGTTGATCGTCATGGGCTTTTCCTTTTTTTTCTATCTCATGAGCCTCGGCGTCCGATGGGTGGGCCGCCAGAATCCCGGAGCCCTCACCATCCCTTTGAAACCGATCTTTTTGAAACTGCCCCGGGAAAGGCAGGAAATTCTTGTCGGGATGATGGAAGGCCACCTTGCCCTTCAGGCAATCCTGATTTCCTGCCTCTTCATCTTCCTGCAGATGGCGGTTCTGGGCGTCATCCTGAAATCCTGGAGCTTCCACCTTCTCTTTCTTCCCGCCTTCACCCTGTGGTGTGTGCTGATCACGGTTCTGACCCTTTCTCTCTATGCGCGCATGAAATCCGTGATCGAGAGGTTCTCCCGTGAAACAATCTGA